One stretch of Pontiella desulfatans DNA includes these proteins:
- a CDS encoding Fic family protein — MKWNWELPDWPNFEYDKSAFAAMESRFLTSSGILLGSYKHLDESEKTALKIELMSEEALKTSEIEGEYLNRESLQSSIRHQFGLPTEHGRIPPAEQGVAEMTVNLYETWKKALSNKVLFKWHSLLMSGRRDIVDAGCYRTSGDPMQVVSGHVGKRKVHFEAPPSDRMQPEMNGFIQWFNQTAPNGEQPLSALIRSGIAHLYFVSIHPFEDGNGRVGRAISEKALSQNLGQPTLIALARTIEAKRKDYYAALERANRKLEVTEWLHYFAETILEAQAYTIRCVDFLIEKARFFDRLGDQLNARQHKVLVRMFAEGLEGFKGGLSAENYISIAKTSASTATRDLKDLVEKGALSRTGELKHTRYHLNMQSFQS; from the coding sequence GCGTTTGCGGCGATGGAGTCCAGGTTTCTGACTTCATCGGGTATTTTGTTGGGCTCTTACAAACACCTTGATGAGAGTGAGAAAACTGCACTCAAAATTGAGCTGATGAGCGAGGAAGCACTGAAGACGTCGGAGATAGAAGGGGAATACCTGAATAGGGAGAGTCTGCAATCCTCGATTCGGCATCAGTTTGGGCTGCCGACGGAGCATGGCCGGATTCCTCCGGCGGAGCAGGGCGTCGCGGAAATGACGGTCAATCTTTACGAAACCTGGAAGAAGGCGCTGTCTAACAAAGTTCTGTTTAAATGGCATTCCCTGCTTATGAGCGGCCGACGTGATATTGTTGATGCAGGCTGTTATCGGACATCCGGCGATCCAATGCAGGTGGTGTCCGGTCACGTTGGTAAACGTAAGGTGCATTTTGAGGCTCCGCCATCGGATCGGATGCAGCCGGAGATGAATGGTTTCATACAGTGGTTCAACCAAACTGCACCAAACGGTGAGCAGCCGTTGTCTGCCTTGATTCGGTCGGGTATCGCTCATCTCTATTTTGTGAGCATTCATCCGTTTGAAGACGGCAATGGCCGGGTTGGCCGCGCCATATCCGAGAAAGCCCTTTCGCAGAACCTAGGGCAGCCAACGTTGATCGCATTGGCACGAACTATCGAAGCCAAACGAAAAGATTACTATGCGGCGTTGGAGCGTGCGAATCGGAAGCTGGAAGTTACTGAGTGGCTTCATTATTTCGCTGAGACCATTTTGGAGGCGCAGGCTTACACGATCCGGTGCGTTGATTTTCTCATCGAGAAGGCTCGTTTCTTTGATCGCTTGGGTGATCAATTGAACGCCCGTCAGCATAAGGTTCTCGTTCGTATGTTTGCCGAGGGGTTGGAAGGGTTTAAAGGCGGCTTAAGTGCCGAAAACTACATCAGCATTGCCAAGACCTCCGCATCGACCGCGACACGTGATCTTAAGGATTTGGTGGAGAAGGGCGCGCTATCCCGCACCGGCGAACTCAAACACACCCGATATCATCTGAACATGCAGAGTTTCCAATCTTAA
- a CDS encoding type II toxin-antitoxin system HipA family toxin, which produces MEEVFFVAAAVVLSRQSKELETILGTLPNKFLLAGEVEARLSLAGAQNKLAKSITSGSGNYLRRFFL; this is translated from the coding sequence ATGGAGGAGGTATTCTTCGTCGCGGCAGCCGTCGTCCTGTCACGTCAGTCAAAGGAACTTGAAACCATTCTCGGCACCCTGCCTAATAAATTCCTTCTTGCCGGGGAGGTGGAAGCCCGCCTCTCCTTGGCCGGAGCCCAGAATAAACTGGCAAAATCGATAACCTCCGGCTCAGGGAACTACCTCCGGCGCTTTTTCCTTTAA
- a CDS encoding Hsp20/alpha crystallin family protein encodes MYWNDSRSWSPFEELRGLQREMNRLFDGYDGGTAMSRFPALNVWGNADSAVVTAELPGLETKDLDLSVVNNQLTIKGERKGDKPAEDAVCHRSERDTGKFVRTVRLPFAVENDKVTANYENGVLTVVMPRHEATKPKRIEIKTS; translated from the coding sequence ATGTACTGGAACGATTCAAGATCATGGAGCCCGTTCGAAGAGCTTCGCGGCCTTCAACGGGAAATGAACCGTCTGTTCGACGGATACGATGGCGGGACTGCCATGTCCCGCTTCCCGGCACTCAACGTGTGGGGCAATGCCGACAGCGCCGTCGTCACGGCCGAGCTGCCTGGACTGGAAACGAAAGACCTCGACCTGAGCGTGGTCAACAACCAGCTCACGATCAAGGGCGAGCGCAAGGGCGACAAGCCGGCGGAGGATGCGGTCTGCCACCGTAGCGAGCGCGACACCGGTAAGTTCGTGCGCACCGTGCGCCTCCCCTTCGCGGTCGAGAACGACAAGGTGACCGCCAACTATGAAAACGGGGTGCTGACGGTGGTGATGCCTCGGCACGAGGCCACCAAACCCAAGCGCATTGAAATCAAAACATCCTAA
- a CDS encoding Hsp20/alpha crystallin family protein — MKDNKEKALEKMDRNELEPTRDAKVFVPATDIYEKDDAILVRCDMPGVAQDQVDIRLDNTELEITGTQAAAKPDGVDLLTGEYQTGVFRRKFNVPQLIDRDKIRARLHNGVLDIELPKAEQAKPRKIEISTGG; from the coding sequence ATGAAAGACAACAAGGAAAAAGCCCTCGAAAAGATGGATCGCAACGAACTTGAACCCACGCGAGACGCCAAGGTGTTTGTCCCCGCAACGGACATCTACGAAAAGGATGATGCCATCCTTGTCCGCTGCGACATGCCCGGCGTAGCGCAGGATCAGGTCGATATCCGGCTCGACAACACCGAGCTGGAAATCACCGGAACCCAGGCTGCCGCCAAGCCCGATGGGGTGGACCTGCTGACGGGGGAATACCAAACCGGCGTCTTCCGCCGCAAGTTCAACGTGCCGCAACTGATCGACCGCGACAAAATCCGCGCCCGGTTGCACAACGGGGTGCTCGATATCGAGCTGCCCAAGGCCGAACAGGCCAAGCCGCGCAAGATAGAAATCTCAACCGGAGGATAA
- a CDS encoding Hsp20/alpha crystallin family protein produces the protein MKDKLVPWKKRDEHPFDLLHREINDLFDVYYHGFGGRARRFAGDTGYEVSETDDEIRVKAELPGMEEKDIEVTIDEEVLTIRGERQEQHEEKKRNYRVSEMSHGSFFRSFPLRVAIDRNKVKAKFKRGVLTLTLPKTEQAKTASKRIPISTD, from the coding sequence ATGAAAGACAAGTTGGTTCCTTGGAAAAAGCGCGACGAACATCCGTTCGACTTGCTCCACCGGGAGATCAATGACCTGTTCGATGTCTACTACCACGGATTTGGAGGCCGTGCCCGTCGGTTCGCGGGGGATACCGGCTACGAAGTCTCGGAAACCGATGATGAAATCCGCGTCAAGGCCGAGCTTCCGGGGATGGAAGAGAAGGATATTGAAGTCACGATCGATGAAGAAGTCCTGACCATCCGCGGTGAACGCCAGGAACAGCACGAGGAAAAAAAGCGGAACTACCGGGTCTCTGAAATGAGCCACGGCAGTTTCTTCCGCTCCTTTCCGCTACGGGTGGCGATCGACCGCAACAAGGTCAAGGCCAAGTTCAAGCGCGGCGTGCTCACACTGACGTTGCCGAAGACGGAACAGGCCAAGACCGCGAGCAAGCGTATTCCCATCAGTACCGATTAA
- a CDS encoding YggT family protein: MTMLLARLVHYGFGLYNLGLLAYVLCTWFAHPAADGLRSWLSRWYEPLLAPIRRWIPSPQFGCTAVDLSPLVLYIGLGLLKSAILSLLVPPF; this comes from the coding sequence ATGACAATGCTGTTGGCAAGATTGGTTCACTATGGATTCGGCCTCTACAATCTGGGGTTGCTGGCCTATGTGCTCTGCACGTGGTTCGCGCATCCCGCGGCCGATGGCCTGCGGTCGTGGCTTTCCCGCTGGTACGAACCGCTCCTTGCACCGATCCGGCGGTGGATCCCCTCCCCGCAGTTCGGATGCACGGCCGTGGACTTGAGCCCACTTGTGCTCTATATCGGGTTGGGCTTGCTCAAGTCCGCCATCCTGTCGCTGTTGGTGCCGCCATTCTAG
- a CDS encoding sensor histidine kinase: MSSRPTKPRRSPLAFRLALLYTVFLAVSFTVLFTVIYQRVDRIMQQRDRDVIQAQVEKFSTLYRHGGEPALANYFSQPVTQTEPVFVRIVDRYNQVRFITVSHPLWNLLDQKMRKAGDIHGKSRWDMLAQEEAEGSWMVGTQPLSGGFYLQVGHSNATGRVVMAHLRRTGLRILLPALLVSLLGGWLISRSALSPLRALVDTAEHIVDTGDQKRRVPEQRQRGELAVLGALFNKVLDQNEKLVEGSREALDHVAHDLRTPMTHLRNSAEHALQAEPDLRVQREALADCMEESERILQLLNALMDLAEARSGGMALAPESCALRELADEVTELYAIVAEERNIALRNEVPTYLTVEADRMRLRQCLANLVDNALKYSGPNTTVTLGGSSSEQDVVLRVSDQGCGIGEEDMEKIWNRLYRAEPSRGTPGLGLGLSMVRAIAEAHGGTVQVESNPGEGATFSLLLPRKVALKKN, translated from the coding sequence ATGTCCTCAAGGCCGACTAAACCGCGCCGTTCGCCCCTCGCCTTCCGGCTCGCACTGCTCTACACCGTCTTTCTCGCCGTATCGTTCACCGTGCTTTTCACCGTGATCTACCAACGGGTCGACCGCATTATGCAACAACGTGATCGCGATGTGATCCAGGCGCAGGTTGAAAAATTCAGCACGCTCTACCGGCACGGCGGAGAACCGGCGCTGGCTAACTATTTCAGCCAACCGGTCACCCAGACTGAACCGGTATTTGTCCGCATCGTCGACCGCTACAACCAGGTTCGCTTCATCACCGTCTCGCACCCCCTTTGGAACCTGCTCGACCAGAAGATGCGGAAGGCCGGCGACATCCACGGCAAATCGCGCTGGGACATGCTCGCCCAGGAAGAAGCCGAGGGCAGTTGGATGGTCGGGACGCAGCCGCTCAGCGGAGGATTCTATTTGCAGGTCGGCCATAGCAATGCGACCGGCCGGGTCGTCATGGCGCACCTGCGGCGCACCGGACTTCGCATTCTGCTTCCCGCCCTGCTGGTCAGTCTGCTGGGCGGTTGGCTGATTTCGCGCAGCGCGCTCTCCCCCTTGCGCGCATTGGTGGATACCGCCGAGCATATCGTGGACACCGGCGACCAGAAGCGGCGCGTCCCGGAACAAAGGCAACGCGGCGAATTGGCGGTTTTGGGAGCCCTCTTCAACAAGGTGCTCGACCAGAATGAAAAACTGGTGGAAGGCTCGCGCGAAGCCCTCGACCATGTCGCCCACGATCTGCGCACCCCGATGACCCACCTGCGCAACTCGGCCGAACACGCCCTGCAGGCCGAACCCGACCTGCGGGTGCAACGCGAGGCGCTGGCCGACTGCATGGAGGAATCCGAACGCATCCTGCAGCTGCTCAACGCCCTGATGGATCTGGCCGAAGCCCGGTCGGGCGGCATGGCGCTCGCGCCGGAATCCTGCGCCCTGCGCGAGCTGGCGGACGAAGTGACCGAACTCTACGCCATCGTGGCGGAGGAACGGAACATTGCATTGCGCAACGAGGTGCCGACCTACCTGACCGTCGAAGCCGACCGGATGCGGTTGCGCCAATGCCTGGCCAACCTCGTCGACAACGCCCTGAAATACAGCGGCCCCAACACCACGGTGACCCTTGGCGGAAGCTCGTCCGAACAGGACGTGGTGCTTCGGGTTTCAGACCAGGGGTGCGGCATCGGCGAAGAGGATATGGAAAAGATCTGGAACCGGCTCTACCGCGCCGAACCCAGCCGCGGCACGCCGGGGCTCGGGCTGGGACTGAGCATGGTGCGCGCCATCGCCGAGGCGCACGGCGGCACCGTGCAGGTGGAAAGCAATCCCGGCGAAGGAGCCACCTTCAGCCTGCTTCTGCCGCGCAAGGTGGCTTTGAAGAAAAACTAA
- a CDS encoding winged helix-turn-helix domain-containing protein encodes MRMLIIEDDPKISSFLEKGFREVGYAADVAEDGEAGLSMTRQDVYDAIVADLMLPKLDGLGMIERMRAEGTDTPVIILSAKRSVDDRIRGLQAGGDDYMVKPFSFSELLVRIQTLLRRAQRTPQATILRVGDLRLNLTDRTAERDGEPIELQPREFALLEYLMRNPGRVVTKTAILEHVYDYSFDPQTNVVDVLVCRLRNRIDKQFDQKMIQTVRGVGYVLKAD; translated from the coding sequence ATGCGAATGTTGATTATCGAAGACGATCCGAAGATTTCGTCCTTTCTGGAAAAGGGATTCCGGGAGGTGGGCTATGCCGCCGATGTGGCGGAGGATGGCGAGGCGGGACTTTCGATGACCCGGCAGGATGTATACGACGCCATCGTGGCCGACCTGATGCTGCCAAAGCTCGATGGGCTCGGCATGATCGAGCGCATGCGTGCGGAAGGCACCGACACCCCGGTCATCATTCTCAGCGCCAAGCGCTCGGTGGACGACCGCATCCGCGGCCTGCAGGCCGGGGGCGACGACTATATGGTGAAACCCTTTTCCTTTTCCGAGCTGCTGGTACGCATCCAAACCCTGTTGCGCCGGGCGCAGCGAACTCCGCAGGCCACGATCCTGCGGGTCGGCGATCTCCGGCTCAACCTGACCGACCGCACGGCCGAGCGCGACGGGGAACCGATTGAACTCCAGCCGCGCGAGTTCGCCCTGCTCGAATACCTCATGCGCAACCCCGGGCGGGTCGTCACCAAAACCGCCATCCTGGAACATGTCTACGACTATAGCTTCGACCCGCAGACCAATGTGGTGGATGTGCTGGTCTGCCGCCTGCGCAACCGGATCGACAAGCAGTTCGATCAAAAGATGATCCAGACCGTACGGGGGGTTGGCTATGTCCTCAAGGCCGACTAA
- a CDS encoding ABC transporter ATP-binding protein has product MIKAVDLVKDFGKRRAVDGVSFEVEKGTVLGFLGPNGAGKTTTIRMVAGFLPPTEGNVFVKGINVASDPVAAQKSIGYMPETTPLYEDMTVSGFLRFLAEVRGFSGTERNSRVERAIERCFLHPVRNQTIDTLSKGYRQRTCLAQTLLHDPDILLLDEPTEGLDPNQKQVVRDMIKEMASERVVMLSTHVLEEVEAICTRAIIISAGKVVADDTPAALKARSPKYNAVTLTAEGEGIADKLGKLPGVKEVHALEDGKIVAFPKAGKSIAADVLGTAQQNQWKVSDIKVDEGRLDDVFRQITSTEDSKKKEVA; this is encoded by the coding sequence ATGATCAAAGCTGTTGATTTGGTCAAGGACTTCGGGAAACGGCGCGCAGTCGATGGCGTGTCGTTCGAAGTCGAGAAGGGAACCGTGCTGGGTTTCCTGGGGCCGAACGGCGCCGGGAAGACCACCACGATCCGCATGGTGGCTGGATTCCTTCCGCCCACCGAAGGCAATGTGTTCGTCAAGGGCATCAATGTGGCCAGCGATCCCGTCGCCGCCCAGAAAAGCATCGGCTACATGCCCGAAACCACGCCGCTCTACGAGGACATGACCGTATCCGGTTTCCTACGCTTCCTCGCCGAGGTGCGCGGATTCAGCGGAACCGAGCGCAACAGCCGGGTCGAGCGCGCCATCGAACGCTGCTTCCTGCATCCGGTGCGCAACCAAACGATCGACACCCTGTCGAAGGGCTACCGGCAGCGCACCTGCCTTGCGCAGACGCTGCTGCACGATCCCGACATCCTGCTGCTCGATGAGCCGACCGAGGGGCTCGACCCCAACCAGAAACAGGTGGTGCGCGACATGATCAAGGAGATGGCTTCCGAGCGCGTCGTGATGCTTTCGACCCACGTGCTCGAGGAGGTCGAAGCCATTTGCACCCGCGCCATTATCATCAGCGCCGGAAAGGTCGTGGCCGACGATACCCCCGCCGCGCTCAAGGCGCGCAGTCCCAAATACAACGCCGTCACCCTCACCGCCGAAGGCGAGGGCATTGCCGACAAGCTCGGCAAGCTGCCGGGCGTCAAGGAAGTCCATGCGCTGGAGGATGGCAAGATTGTCGCGTTCCCCAAGGCCGGCAAGTCCATTGCCGCCGACGTGCTCGGAACCGCCCAGCAAAACCAATGGAAGGTTTCCGATATCAAGGTCGATGAAGGCCGGTTGGACGATGTCTTCCGCCAGATCACCAGCACCGAAGATTCCAAGAAAAAGGAGGTGGCCTGA
- a CDS encoding ABC transporter permease, with protein MNESTSHVLAIAKREWRAYFDSPVAYVFIIIFLMLAGFFTFSLAQFFEAGQASLNGFFTWHPWLYMILVPAVAMRLWAEERRSGTIELLFTVSVTPLQALLGKFAAAWLFMLLALTLTLPVPMTAAYLGSPDMGSIVSGYIGSGLLAGAYVAAGMFTSALTRNQVISFILAVVIGLFLILAGYPPVTDLLARWAPMWLVDGVASFSFMPHYEALQRGVIDLRDLVYFASVMVFMLFATQVVLKNKVGR; from the coding sequence ATGAACGAATCAACCTCCCATGTTCTCGCCATCGCCAAGCGTGAATGGCGCGCCTATTTCGACTCGCCGGTGGCCTATGTCTTCATCATCATTTTCCTGATGCTGGCCGGGTTCTTCACCTTCTCGCTTGCGCAATTCTTCGAGGCGGGGCAGGCGAGCCTGAACGGCTTCTTCACGTGGCATCCGTGGCTCTACATGATCCTCGTGCCCGCCGTGGCCATGCGCCTCTGGGCGGAGGAGCGGCGGTCGGGCACCATCGAGCTGCTCTTCACGGTATCCGTCACGCCGCTGCAGGCGCTGCTCGGCAAGTTTGCCGCCGCGTGGCTCTTCATGCTGTTGGCGCTGACACTCACCTTGCCGGTTCCGATGACCGCCGCCTACCTCGGCTCGCCCGACATGGGTTCCATTGTTTCCGGCTACATCGGCAGCGGCCTGTTGGCCGGTGCCTATGTCGCCGCCGGCATGTTCACTTCCGCCCTAACGCGCAACCAGGTGATCAGCTTCATCCTGGCCGTGGTGATTGGCCTGTTCCTGATCCTGGCAGGCTACCCGCCGGTGACTGATCTCCTGGCGCGTTGGGCACCCATGTGGCTGGTCGACGGCGTCGCCTCGTTCAGCTTCATGCCGCACTACGAAGCCTTGCAACGCGGGGTCATCGACCTGCGCGACCTCGTCTACTTTGCATCGGTGATGGTCTTCATGCTCTTCGCCACGCAGGTTGTTCTGAAAAACAAAGTCGGCAGGTAG
- a CDS encoding GldG family protein: MNQMKKMTGLAGVLLLLGILIAFNAVLRPIRMRADVTEDKLYTLSEGTKLLLGELERDVTLKFYFSKSNDRLPVPMKNFAARVRDLLKEYESRSGGYLVLEEYDPKPDSDEEEWAQRYGLQSQALDMFGMGGGLYFGIVAVSGNREAAIPMLAQSAEPRLEYLLTRMVSEVSTEKSAKVGIMSALPVNGSMPSNPYMMQQAGGSRKWAVVSEIERQYEVEGIDMTATNIASDIDTLIVIHPADISDDALYAIDQFVLRGGRLLAFTDPMSITAQESANPQQMQMGMPPPQGASDLNRLTSAWGIEMTPGQLAADESAASLLNAGGGRAQRNATWLSLRTAHINRDDIATGSLNEMMMPFAGAFAVSASNGVDVAELVFTADDGFTAGTMAARSGRVDIPSAKKRVPLALRVTGSFKTAFPDRDGGLKQAEKPGVVILVSDVDMLADRIATDSMNFMGQTIVQPRNDNLTFAVNMVEQLCGSEALIGLRSRNSFDRPFDRVIQMEKEAAFKWQAEEQRLNAELQATQAKLSQLQQTRDDGQQMFLSPEQEAELKKFREQVFQTQQSLKEVRKNLRRDIEMLGVRLKAMNIVGIPILVAIFGIARGLWLKKTR, encoded by the coding sequence ATGAACCAGATGAAAAAAATGACCGGCCTGGCGGGCGTGCTGCTTTTGCTGGGCATATTGATCGCCTTCAACGCGGTGCTGCGCCCGATACGGATGCGCGCCGACGTGACGGAGGACAAGCTCTACACGCTCTCCGAGGGAACCAAGCTGCTGCTGGGCGAGCTGGAGCGCGATGTGACGCTGAAGTTTTACTTTTCCAAGAGCAACGACCGCCTGCCGGTGCCGATGAAAAATTTTGCGGCGCGCGTGCGCGACCTGCTCAAGGAATACGAGTCGCGCTCCGGCGGCTACCTCGTGCTCGAGGAATACGACCCGAAGCCCGACTCCGACGAGGAAGAGTGGGCGCAACGCTACGGCCTGCAATCGCAGGCGCTCGATATGTTCGGTATGGGGGGCGGGCTCTATTTCGGCATCGTCGCCGTTTCCGGCAACCGCGAGGCGGCCATCCCGATGCTCGCGCAGAGCGCCGAGCCGCGGTTGGAATATTTGCTGACCCGCATGGTTTCCGAAGTGTCTACGGAAAAGTCCGCCAAGGTCGGAATCATGAGTGCGCTTCCGGTGAACGGTTCCATGCCGTCGAATCCCTACATGATGCAGCAGGCCGGCGGTTCGCGAAAGTGGGCGGTTGTTTCCGAAATCGAGCGGCAGTACGAGGTGGAGGGAATCGATATGACGGCCACCAACATTGCTTCGGACATCGATACGCTAATAGTCATCCACCCGGCGGACATCTCCGACGACGCGCTCTATGCCATCGACCAGTTCGTGCTGCGTGGCGGCCGTCTGCTGGCCTTCACCGACCCGATGAGCATCACCGCCCAGGAGAGCGCCAATCCGCAGCAGATGCAGATGGGTATGCCGCCCCCGCAAGGGGCATCCGATCTCAACCGCTTGACCTCCGCCTGGGGCATCGAAATGACGCCCGGTCAACTGGCGGCCGACGAGTCGGCGGCGAGCCTGCTCAATGCCGGCGGCGGACGTGCCCAGCGCAACGCCACCTGGCTGTCGTTGCGCACTGCGCACATCAACCGCGACGATATTGCCACCGGTTCCCTCAACGAAATGATGATGCCGTTCGCCGGGGCGTTCGCGGTGTCCGCCAGCAATGGGGTTGACGTGGCCGAACTCGTCTTTACCGCAGACGACGGCTTCACCGCCGGCACCATGGCCGCCCGCTCGGGACGCGTTGATATTCCGTCGGCCAAAAAGCGCGTGCCGCTGGCGTTGCGGGTAACCGGCTCGTTCAAGACGGCGTTCCCGGATCGGGACGGCGGTCTCAAGCAGGCCGAAAAGCCCGGTGTTGTGATTCTCGTTTCGGATGTCGATATGCTGGCCGACCGCATTGCGACCGACAGCATGAACTTCATGGGGCAGACCATTGTGCAACCGCGCAACGACAACCTGACGTTCGCCGTCAACATGGTTGAACAGCTGTGCGGCAGCGAGGCGCTCATCGGCCTGCGCAGCCGTAATTCGTTCGACCGGCCGTTCGACCGGGTGATCCAAATGGAAAAGGAGGCCGCCTTCAAATGGCAGGCCGAGGAGCAGCGGCTGAATGCCGAGCTGCAAGCCACGCAGGCCAAGCTGTCGCAGCTCCAGCAGACGCGCGACGACGGCCAGCAAATGTTCCTCAGCCCGGAGCAGGAGGCCGAGCTCAAGAAGTTCCGCGAACAGGTTTTCCAGACCCAGCAGTCGCTTAAGGAGGTGCGCAAGAACCTGCGGCGCGATATCGAAATGCTGGGTGTGCGCCTGAAGGCCATGAACATTGTCGGCATCCCGATCCTCGTCGCCATCTTTGGCATTGCACGCGGACTCTGGCTCAAGAAAACGAGGTAA